The Chloroflexota bacterium DNA window ACGCGCTCGAGGGCATCGATCGGGGCATCGGGTCGCTGCTGAAGGCCGCTCGACACGCCCGCCGCGCCTATCACCTGGTCGTGCTCTCCGACCACGGCCAGAGTCTGGGCGCCACGTTCCAGGAGCGCTACGGCCGGCCGATCGAAGAGATCATCGCCGCGCTGCTGCCAGCCACGATGACCGTCGTCGGCACGACGGACATGGCCGAATCGGCCGGCATGGGCCGGCGGATCGCGGCCGAATTCGGGCGGGGCTCCGGCCTGGGGCCGCTGCTGGCGCGGCGCCTTCCACGCACCCTGGGACGCTCCGGGGACCGAGTGGGGCACGGCCCGGCGGCGGCGCCACCGGACGTCATGGTGTGCTCGTCCGGCAACCTGGCCCATGTCTACTTCTCGAGCCAGCCCGACCGGATGACCCGCGAAACGATCGAGGCAGCGTACCCGGGCCTCATCGAGGCGCTGGCGCGTCATCCAGGGATCGGAGCGCTCGTCGTGCGGTCCGCTGCCGGTCATGTGCTGGCCATGGGGACACGCGGCCAGATCGACCTGACCGAGGGCGAGCCCGATGGCGGCGACCTCCTCGACGACTACGGTCCGCAGGCGGCCGAGAACCTCCGCCATCTCGATGGCTTCCCGAACGCCGGTGACCTGATCCTGCTCGGCGCGGTCGACCGCGGCACTGGGGAGGTCACCGGATTCGAGGAGCTCGTCGGCTCGCACGGCGGTCTCGGCGGCTGGCAGACCGAGCCGTTCATCCTGTGCCCGGCGGCCCTGGCGCTGGGGGAAGACCCGCTCGTGGGAGCGTCGGCACTGTATCGCCAGCTGATCGCGTGGCAGGTGCGACCCGGGGACGAACATGAAGGTTGACGCCGCCACCGCCGAGCCTCGGATCGACCCCGGCCGGCCGGTCAATCCCAAGGTGGCCGAGCTGCGGGTCGAGAAGAACCCACTGCGGCGCCTCGGCAAGGTCCTCGGCCCGGGACTCATCACCGGGGCATCGGACGATGATCCCTCGGGCATCGGGACCTATGCCCAGGCCGGCGCGCAGTACGGCTTCGCGACGCTCTGGACGACGCTCGCCATGCTCCCGATGATGACGGCCGTCCAGTACATGTGCGCCAAGATCGGCCTGGTGACCGGCAAGGGCCTCGCCGGGGTGCTCCGCGAGCACTACCCCCGAGCCCTCTATCCGGCCGTGATCGCCCTCGTCGTCGCCAACACCCTGAATGCCGGCGCGGATATCGGCGCCATCGCGGCGGCCATCAATCTCCTCGTGCCGATCCCCGCGATCTTCTTCATCGTGCCGGTCAGCCTCGGGATCATCGGGCTCCAGGTCTTCGGGTCGTATCGGTTCATCGAGCGGGTCTTCAAGTGGCTGGCCCTGGCGCTCCTCGCCTACATCGGGGCGGCCCTGTTCGCGCGGCCCGACGTCGTGCGCGTCCTGGTCGGAACGCTCGTCCCGACGATCCGGTTGGACCCGGGTTACATCGGGATCCTCGTCGCGCTCCTCGGCACGACCATCTCGCCGTACCTGTTCTTCTGGCAGGCAAGCCAGGAAGTGGAAGAGGAGATCAGCATCGGGCGGCGTCATCTTCGGCAACGTCAGGGTGCATCGCGATTCGAGCTCAAGTACGCCCTCTGGGACACGATCGCGGGGATGGTCTTCTCAGAGGTGGTGGCGTATTTCATTATCCTCGCCACCGGCGCCACCCTGTTCGCCGCAGGCAAGACGAACATCGCCTCGGCCACGGATGCCGCCCAGGCCCTGCGCCCCATCGCCGGCGACGCGTCCGCGCTCCTGCTCGCCGTCGGGCTCATCGGGGCCGGCGTGCTCGCCGTGCCGGTCCTCACGGGCTCGGCGGCCTACGGCGTGGCCGAGGCGTTCGGCTGGCGATCGGGGCTCGATCGCACGCTCCGTCGAGCGCCACAGTTCTACGTGGTCATCATCGCCGCGACGCTCGTGGGGATGGCCATCAACTTCCTCGGCATCAACCCGATCACCGCCCTCGTGCTGAGCGCGGTCCTCAACGGCCTCATCGCCGCGCCGCTCCTCGTCCTCGTCATGCTCGTCTCGAACGATCGCGCGGCGATGGGTGCACGGACGAACGGTCGCCTGCTCAACGTTCTCGGGTGGGCGACCACGATCATCATGGCCCTGGCGGCCATCGGCCTCATCGTGACGACGCTGGTCGGGTAGCCTCGGGGATCGGCGCGCGACGACATGGCCGGCCCGGGCACATCGTCGAGAGCGAGCGTGCCTTCCCCGTCAGCGACTGAGCGAGCGATACTTCCGGACGCCGAGCGGCCCGAAGATCGCGATGATCGCGACGACCCAGAGGAGCGTCACGAGGATCGGGTGCTCCGCCGGAAAGCCCGTCGAGGCATACGGGTTCGGGTTTCCCCACAGCTGACGGAGCGAGGCCGTGAGCGTGCTCGTCGGGTTCCACTCGGCGACCGGCTGGAGCCACGACGGCAGGGACTGCAGCGGGACGAAGACATTCGAGATGAAGGTGATCGGGAAGAGGACCGTGAAGCCCACCTGCTGGGCGACCTCGACAGTGGGCACGGACAGCCCGAGCCAGACACCGATCCATGACATCGCGAAGGCGAAGAGCAGCAGCAGGCCGACACCGGCGAGCAGCTCGGGGAGCCCGGTCCTGATCGTCCAGCCGACCGCGAGTCCGGACAGCATGAGCACGATGAGGATGCCGAAGTTGTAGGCGACGTCAGACAGCGTGCGTCCGGTCAGGACCGCCGAGCGAGCCATGGGCAGCGACCGGAAGCGGTCGAGGATGCCCTTGTGGACGTCGTCGGTCATGCCGACCGCGGTGGTCGCCGCGGCGAACACGATCGTTTGCGCGAAGATCCCGGGCATCAGGTACTCCCGATAGCTGCCCCCGCCCGGCAACGGGATCGCTCCTCCGAAGACGAATGCGAACAACAGGACGAACATGATCGACTGGAGGATCGCGAAGATCGCGAGCTCCGGGATTCGCGGGATGCGCTTCAGGTTGCGCCAGGTGACGATGAGGCTGTCGTTGATGGTCGTGCCGAGGCGGCCTCCTGCCCGAGCCTCCTTCGCGGGGATCGTCTTGTTGCTCATGCCGTCCTCCCCTGGCCACGTCCGGCCATCGCCGGCTCCTTCTCGTCCTCGCCCGCCAGGGTCTCGGCGGCGTGGCCGGTCAGCGCGAGGAAGACATCGTCGAGCGTCGGCCGGCGCAGCCCGATGTCGTCGATCCTGATCCCCGCCTCGTCGAGATCGCGGACGACCTGAACGAGCGCCACGGCTCCACCCCGCGTCGGCACCGTGAGGCGTCGGGTGTGGTCGTCGACGCTCACGTCGCCCTCGCCGTCGCGTGAGAGCACCTCGATCGCCCGCGAGATGTCAGATCCGCCGTGGACGACGACTTCGATCCGTTCGTCACCGACCTGCGATTTCAGCTCGTCCGACGTGCCGCGCGCGATGATCCGTCCGTGGTCGACCACGGCGATCGTGTCGGCCAGCTCGTCCGCCTCCTCGAGATACTGGGTCGTGAGGAGGAGCGTCGTTCCCCCGCGGACGAGGTTTCGGATGACGTCCCACATGCCGAGCCGGCTGCGCGGGTCGAGACCGGTGGTCGGCTCATCGAGGAA harbors:
- a CDS encoding ATP-binding cassette domain-containing protein, which gives rise to MNAITAEGLVKTFRSRGSEVRALDGIDLSVAEGTVLGLLGPNGAGKTTTVRILATLLKPDAGHATVAGFDVVRQADELRSVIGLSGQYAAVDENLTGRENLWMFGRLYQLSSGDARQRAGELLERFDLIAAADRVVKTYSGGMRRRLDLGSALIGRPRLLFLDEPTTGLDPRSRLGMWDVIRNLVRGGTTLLLTTQYLEEADELADTIAVVDHGRIIARGTSDELKSQVGDERIEVVVHGGSDISRAIEVLSRDGEGDVSVDDHTRRLTVPTRGGAVALVQVVRDLDEAGIRIDDIGLRRPTLDDVFLALTGHAAETLAGEDEKEPAMAGRGQGRTA
- a CDS encoding divalent metal cation transporter: MKVDAATAEPRIDPGRPVNPKVAELRVEKNPLRRLGKVLGPGLITGASDDDPSGIGTYAQAGAQYGFATLWTTLAMLPMMTAVQYMCAKIGLVTGKGLAGVLREHYPRALYPAVIALVVANTLNAGADIGAIAAAINLLVPIPAIFFIVPVSLGIIGLQVFGSYRFIERVFKWLALALLAYIGAALFARPDVVRVLVGTLVPTIRLDPGYIGILVALLGTTISPYLFFWQASQEVEEEISIGRRHLRQRQGASRFELKYALWDTIAGMVFSEVVAYFIILATGATLFAAGKTNIASATDAAQALRPIAGDASALLLAVGLIGAGVLAVPVLTGSAAYGVAEAFGWRSGLDRTLRRAPQFYVVIIAATLVGMAINFLGINPITALVLSAVLNGLIAAPLLVLVMLVSNDRAAMGARTNGRLLNVLGWATTIIMALAAIGLIVTTLVG
- a CDS encoding ABC transporter permease, which translates into the protein MSNKTIPAKEARAGGRLGTTINDSLIVTWRNLKRIPRIPELAIFAILQSIMFVLLFAFVFGGAIPLPGGGSYREYLMPGIFAQTIVFAAATTAVGMTDDVHKGILDRFRSLPMARSAVLTGRTLSDVAYNFGILIVLMLSGLAVGWTIRTGLPELLAGVGLLLLFAFAMSWIGVWLGLSVPTVEVAQQVGFTVLFPITFISNVFVPLQSLPSWLQPVAEWNPTSTLTASLRQLWGNPNPYASTGFPAEHPILVTLLWVVAIIAIFGPLGVRKYRSLSR